From a single Acidimicrobiales bacterium genomic region:
- a CDS encoding ArsA-related P-loop ATPase, whose protein sequence is MDPSQFFATSRVVIVAGKGGVGKTTVSAALGRAAARAGLTTLIIDVEGKSGLPAMFGQPPLGYDEQVLVPGGGPDGGADLLARTLTADDALLEYLEDHGLRRISKRLVSSGALDVVATAAPGIKDILLLGKIKQLERADDHPDLIVVDAPAAGHAITFLQSARALLDAVRVGPIHTQAADVLALLTDPTRCQVVLVTLGEETPVNELIDTAYALEDRVGISLAPVVVNGLYPELAGIERPPSEAAAAAGVKLKSREADELAAAAAFRRDREALQRDQVDRLAEQLPLPQLRLPYLFEADLGPAELDVLADRLTADIADLDPSRLGVGQVTGAAGPPPVDTEPGSGAAT, encoded by the coding sequence GTGGATCCGAGCCAGTTCTTCGCCACCTCCCGCGTCGTCATCGTTGCGGGCAAGGGAGGCGTCGGCAAAACCACCGTCTCCGCCGCGCTCGGCCGCGCCGCGGCCCGGGCCGGTCTCACGACCTTGATCATCGACGTCGAAGGCAAGAGCGGCCTGCCCGCCATGTTCGGCCAGCCACCCCTGGGCTACGACGAACAAGTGCTCGTGCCGGGCGGCGGGCCCGACGGTGGCGCCGACCTGCTGGCCCGCACCCTCACGGCCGACGACGCGCTGCTCGAGTACCTGGAGGACCACGGCCTGCGTCGCATCTCCAAGCGCTTGGTGTCGAGCGGTGCGCTCGATGTGGTGGCCACGGCCGCGCCCGGCATCAAGGACATCTTGTTGCTCGGCAAGATCAAGCAGCTCGAACGGGCCGACGACCACCCTGATCTGATCGTGGTCGACGCGCCGGCCGCCGGCCACGCCATCACGTTCCTGCAATCGGCCCGAGCGCTGCTCGACGCCGTGCGGGTAGGCCCGATCCACACCCAGGCGGCCGACGTGCTGGCGCTGCTGACCGACCCGACCCGATGCCAGGTGGTGCTCGTGACACTCGGCGAGGAGACACCGGTCAACGAGCTGATCGACACGGCGTACGCCCTCGAGGATCGGGTGGGCATCAGCTTGGCGCCCGTCGTGGTCAACGGCCTGTATCCAGAGTTGGCGGGGATCGAGCGACCGCCGAGCGAAGCCGCAGCCGCCGCCGGCGTGAAGCTCAAGAGCCGCGAGGCCGACGAGCTGGCGGCTGCCGCGGCGTTCCGGCGCGATCGCGAGGCGCTGCAGCGCGACCAGGTCGACCGCCTGGCCGAACAGCTCCCGCTCCCGCAGCTCCGCTTGCCCTACCTCTTCGAGGCCGATCTCGGCCCGGCCGAGCTCGACGTCCTGGCCGACCGCCTCACCGCCGACATCGCCGACCTCGACCCCAGCCGGCTCGGCGTGGGGCAGGTGACCGGCGCCGCCGGCCCGCCGCCCGTCGACACCGAGCCCGGCTCTGGAGCAGCGACATGA